The nucleotide window GGAATTCGCGGATGCGCTCGAAGCTCTTGTGCTGGAAGAACGCGTCGCCCACCGACAGTGCCTCGTCGACGATGAGCACGTCCGGGCGGCGCACCGTGGCCACGCTGAAGGCCAGGCGCATCTGCATGCCGGACGAGTACACCCGCACCGGCTGGTCGATGTAGTCGCCGATGTCGGCGAACGCCTCGATCTCGGCCATGCGGGCGCTGATCTCGGGCACGGTCATGCCCAGCAGCTGGCCGGCCATGTAGGCGTTCTGGCGGCCCGTGAAATCGGGATGGAAGCCCATGCCCAGCTCCAGCAGTGCCGCCACGCTCCCGGTGATCGAAACGCTGCCGTGGGTGGGCAGCGTGGTGCCGGTGATCAGCTTGAGCAGCGTGCTCTTGCCGGCGCCGTTGATGCCGATGATGCCTACCGCCTCGCCGGGGGCGAGCCGGAAGCTGATGTCGCGGATCACCCACTTGAGCTTGTGCCGTGGGCCGCGGAATGGCAGCAGCCATTCCCACAGCCGGGTCCAGCGGGTGGGGTACTGTTTATAGGCCTTGCCGAGCTGGCTGACGACGATGCTGCCCATCAGAGTTCATCCACCATTTCGCCGGAGCGCTTGCGGAACATGCGCATGCCCAGCACGCAGCTGCCGAGGCCCAGCAGGGTCACGGGCAGCAGCGAGCGCCAGTCGGGCATCTCGGCATGTACCAGGATTGCGTGATAGGCGCCGGCCAGCGCGGCCAGCGGGTTGTAGGCCATCAGGTCCTGGATGCCCGCCGGCAGGGCCGTGGCCACGTACACGATGGGCGTGAACCAGAACCAGAATTGCAGCAGGATCGAGAAGAACTGGCCGACGTCGCGGAAGAACACGTTGAGCACGCCCAGCACCATGCCCAGCCCGACGGCGAACAGGATCTGCACCAGCAGCACGGGCAGCAGGGCGAGGTAGATGGTGCCCGGGAAGTTGCCGGTGACGGCCAGGAACAGCGTGAACAGCCCGAACACGATGGCGAAGTTGACCAGGGCATTCAGCACCACGATCACGGGAAGGCACATGCGCGGGAAGCTGAGCTTCTTGATCAGGTTGGCGTTTTCCAGGAACACGGTCTGGCCGCGGCTGGTGATCTCGGCGAACAGGCCCCAGGTCAGGATGCCGGCGCACAGGTAGATGCTGTACGCGAAGCCGCCGGGATTGCCCGGCAGGCGGCTGCCCATCACATTGGAAAAGATGACCGTGTACACCACGATCATGGCCAGCGGATTGAGGACGGTCCAGGCGGCGCCGAGCAGCGAATTGCGGTACTTGGCCTGGAATTCCCGCTTCACGCTTCCGAGGATGAAGCCGCGGTACGCCCACAGCCCGTTCAACATGGCAGGCAGCTTCATGCACTGCCTGCAGGAAGGGTCATCGTGGTGGGAAAATCGTTCATTCCGTGCCGAAAAAAAGCGGAAGTATAGCATGGCACGCTGGCTATTTGATAACGCGCAAGTGTTGCCATTGGTAACAATGAACTGTCAGAATTGCCGGATTTCCATGCTGACGGAATGCAGTTGTCCGGAGAGAAGCGGGGTGATTAAGTCCAATGCGGTTCAGACAAGCCCACCCCAAGTGCAAGACCCGGGGTCAGACCCGCCGGGTCTGACCCCAGCAGTCAGATTTTGGGGTGAACGCAGATGTGTCGATAGTCCGACGGAGTGCCGCCACGCTTCCCTAAGTCTGGGCGAGCTGCTTCAGCGCTTCCGGCTTGACGATGATCAGCCGGTGCGAACCCTTCTTGATGATGCCCTGCTGGACCAGCGTCAGCAGGGTGCGCGTGACGGTTTCGCGGCTCGTGTTGATCATGTTGGCGATGTCCTGGTGGGTCGGCATGTTCTTCACCACCTCGACGTCTTCGCCTTCCTTTTCCTTGATGAGATCGATGAACGAATAAATCCGCTTGGCCGTGTTGTGGATGCTGAGCAGGGCGCGGAATTGCGAGTCGCGCTGGACTTTCTCGGCCAGGAACTTGAGCATCTGCATCGCCACGGAAGGGGAGTGGGAGAACAGGTGCAGCGCGGTATTGCGCGGCAGCAGGGCTACCAGCACGGGCGTCAGGGCCACCACGGATGCCGAGCGTACGGAACCGTTGATGACGGCGATCTCGCCGAAGAACTCGCCGGGCGACAGCAGCCGCAGCCCGATCGCGCGGCCATCCTCGGTGATGTCGATGACCTGCAACTGGCCCGACAGCAGGAACAGCAAGGTATCTCCCACGCCGCCTTTTTGCAGCACCACGTCGCGCCGCGCGTACTGGCGAATGCGCAGGTCGGCGCGCACGCGCGCCATTTCCTCGTCGTTCAAGTCCTTCAGCAGCGGGATCTGGCGCAGGTGGATCTGCAGGTTGAACTGGCCATTGGCATCCGGCTCATCCGCGGCGGCGGGATCGTCCGGCTTGTTGGTCCGTTCGACGATGCGTTTTTTCTTTGGTTCGTTCATGGCAATCACTATAAAGAATCTGGTCAGCCGTGCGGCAACAGCGCAAGGCAGGCGCCCGCGCACAGCACGCCGCCCAGGTTGGCGGCCATGTCGCGCCAGCAGAAACGCCGCCCCGGCACCAGGTTCTGCAACACTTCGATCACCCAGCTGGCCGCCAGCACCGCCAGCAGTACCAGGATGATGTGCAGCGGCGTCGAGACCAGGCGCCCGCCCAGCAGGGCCATGCTGCCGAATGCCGTGAAGTGCAACAGTTTATCGTTGGGCAAGGCCCGCAGCCACGCGAACGGCAACAGGCAACCCAGTGGAATGGCAATCATGCCAAGCAAGAAAAGCACTAACTCCCAGCGCACCGTCAGAATCCGTTCCAGCGCCAGTAGAGTTGCACGGCATTGCTATCATATTGGAACAATGTAATGTTCTCCTTGTTGTCGACGTGGCGCAGTTCCAGCACCGCGCTCTGCCTCGCGTCCAGCCGGTACACCAGCGCGAGCCGCGCCTGGCGGGTGCTCTGCCGGCGCGCGATGTCGATCAGGTCCGGCGCATACACCCGGGCGCTGTTCCAGTCCTGCCGGGTCAGCCCCGCTTCGGTGCCGAACCGGTCGTTGTGCTGGTATTGCCATTGCAGGCTGCCATACCAGCCATGCCGGTCGCCGCCGAGCCGGTCCGCCCGGCCGTGCTCGATCAAGCCGCCGGCGGCCAGCTGCACCACGTTGGCCTTGCCGCGGTAGGCCAGCTGCGCGCCCAGTTCGCCCGTGTTGGCGTCGAAATTGCGGCGCG belongs to Pseudoduganella albidiflava and includes:
- a CDS encoding ABC transporter permease, which gives rise to MKLPAMLNGLWAYRGFILGSVKREFQAKYRNSLLGAAWTVLNPLAMIVVYTVIFSNVMGSRLPGNPGGFAYSIYLCAGILTWGLFAEITSRGQTVFLENANLIKKLSFPRMCLPVIVVLNALVNFAIVFGLFTLFLAVTGNFPGTIYLALLPVLLVQILFAVGLGMVLGVLNVFFRDVGQFFSILLQFWFWFTPIVYVATALPAGIQDLMAYNPLAALAGAYHAILVHAEMPDWRSLLPVTLLGLGSCVLGMRMFRKRSGEMVDEL
- a CDS encoding Crp/Fnr family transcriptional regulator — protein: MNEPKKKRIVERTNKPDDPAAADEPDANGQFNLQIHLRQIPLLKDLNDEEMARVRADLRIRQYARRDVVLQKGGVGDTLLFLLSGQLQVIDITEDGRAIGLRLLSPGEFFGEIAVINGSVRSASVVALTPVLVALLPRNTALHLFSHSPSVAMQMLKFLAEKVQRDSQFRALLSIHNTAKRIYSFIDLIKEKEGEDVEVVKNMPTHQDIANMINTSRETVTRTLLTLVQQGIIKKGSHRLIIVKPEALKQLAQT
- a CDS encoding VanZ family protein, which codes for MIAIPLGCLLPFAWLRALPNDKLLHFTAFGSMALLGGRLVSTPLHIILVLLAVLAASWVIEVLQNLVPGRRFCWRDMAANLGGVLCAGACLALLPHG